A genomic segment from Glycine soja cultivar W05 chromosome 18, ASM419377v2, whole genome shotgun sequence encodes:
- the LOC114396450 gene encoding phosphatidylinositol/phosphatidylcholine transfer protein SFH9-like isoform X2, translating to MPGEEVLAQEDERGRCFEPEISEDEWRKSRARSLRRKAMTASTRLTYSLRKRNTRVADSDFASIFIEDVRDANEEKAVNSFRQVLLTRDLLPDSHDDYHKMLRFLKARKFDIDKTVQMWADMLHWRKEYGVDCILQDFVYKEYEEVQCYYPHGYHGVDKEGRPVYIERLGKVEPSKLMNVTTVDRFLKYHVQGFEKMFKEKFPACSIAAKRHIDKTTTILDVHGVNWVSFSKVAHDLVMRMQKIDGDNYPETLNQMFIVNAGSGFKLLWNTAKGFLDPRTTAKIHVLGNKFQSRLLEIIDSSQLPDFLGGSCSCPNDGGCLRSNKGPWNDPDILKLLHSREAMKLTKFGSSSVADVVDVKSYASKVTSTEISEPLSASAKRMRDSAPTGNELEPVNAAREVVGDVDSTSDSSNNYLRRLLEKPIPYITSILAQITVKLLTCIYLVFVALGKFFVVHSVDNQPRSHGQTESAQSNSQEQLITPAIKEPLWQRLQNLEAVVTEMANKPKTIPPEKEDILQESLSRIKCIEYDLQKTKKALLATASKQVELAKSLESLKDSKFDGTNSCWPKNRSYAPGR from the exons ATGCCAG GAGAAGAAGTATTAGCTCAAGAAGATGAGAGGGGTAGATGTTTTGAGCCCGAAATCTCTGAGGATGAGTGGCGGAAGTCTCGAGCTAGATCTCTTAGGAGAAAAGCAATGACTGCTTCAACCAGACTCACTTATAGTCTCAGGAAGCGTAATACACGTGTAGCAGATAGTGACTTTGCTTCAattttcatagaagatgtccgTGATGCTAACGAGGAAAAAGCTGTGAATTCATTTCGTCAGGTGCTACTTACAAGAGATCTGCTTCCAGATTCCCATGATGATTATCATAAAATGCTGAG GTTTCTGAAAGCCAGAAAGTTCGACATTGATAAAACAGTCCAGATGTGGGCAGATATGCTCCATTGGAGGAAGGAGTATGGAGTAGATTGTATTTTACAG GACTTCGTATATAAGGAGTATGAAGAGGTACAATGCTATTATCCTCATGGTTACCATGGTGTGGACAAAGAGGGCCGGCCGGTTTATATTGAAAGACTTGGCAAAGTTGAACCCAGCAAATTGATGAATGTCACGACAGTAgatcgatttttaaaatatcatgttCAGGGATTTGAGAAAATGTTTAAAGAGAAATTCCCAGCATGTTCTATTGCAGCGAAGAGGCATATAgataaaacaacaacaatactTGATGTGCATGGAGTG AATTGGGTGAGCTTTAGCAAAGTTGCACATGATCTTGTTATGCGCATGCAAAAAATTGATGGTGATAACTACCCTGAG ACATTAAACCAGATGTTCATTGTTAATGCTGGTAGTGGGTTCAAGCTACTATGGAATACTGCAAAAGGTTTTCTTGATCCAAGGACCACAGCCAAAATACAT GTTTTAGGCAACAAGTTTCAGAGCAGACTGTTAGAGATTATTGACTCAAG CCAACTTCCAGATTTCCTCGGCGGCAGTTGTTCGTGCCCAAATGATGGAGGGTGTCTTAGATCTAATAAGGGACCTTGGAATGATCCTGACATTTTGAAA CTGTTGCATTCTAGGGAAGCAATGAAGCTAACAAAGTTTGGAAGTTCTTCTGTTGCTGATGTGGTAGATGTGAAGTCATACGCCAGCAAG GTTACAAGCACTGAAATATCTGAACCTCTATCAGCGTCAGCA AAAAGGATGAGAGACTCTGCACCTACCGGCAACGAACTTGAGCCTGTAAATGCTGCCAGAGAAGTTGTTGGGGATGTTGATTCAACAA GTGATTCAAGCAATAATTATCTCAGAAGACTACTGGAGAAGCCAATTCCATATATCACAAGTATTTTGGCTCAAATCACAGTCAAATTGTTAACTTGTATTTATTTAGTATTTGTGGCATTGGGGAAATTTTTTGTGGTTCACTCTGTAGACAACCAACCAAGAAGCCATGGGCAAACAGAATCGGCACAATCCAATTCACAGGAACAATTAATAACTCCGGCAATAAAAGAGCCTCTTTGGCAAAGATTGCAGAATTTAGAGGCAGTGGTAACTGAGATGGCCAATAAACCTAAAACAATTCCTCCTGAAAAAGAGGATATTCTTCAAGAGTCATTGAGTCGTATAAAATGTATAGAATATGACTTGCAAAAAACAAAGAAG GCCCTGCTAGCAACTGCTTCAAAGCAAGTTGAGCTTGCCAAGTCATTGGAAAGCCTAAAGGATAGTAAATTTGAC GGAACAAACTCATGTTGGCCTAAAAATAGAAGTTATGCCCCAGGACGATGA
- the LOC114396450 gene encoding phosphatidylinositol/phosphatidylcholine transfer protein SFH9-like isoform X3 encodes MPGEEVLAQEDERGRCFEPEISEDEWRKSRARSLRRKAMTASTRLTYSLRKRNTRVADSDFASIFIEDVRDANEEKAVNSFRQVLLTRDLLPDSHDDYHKMLRFLKARKFDIDKTVQMWADMLHWRKEYGVDCILQDFVYKEYEEVQCYYPHGYHGVDKEGRPVYIERLGKVEPSKLMNVTTVDRFLKYHVQGFEKMFKEKFPACSIAAKRHIDKTTTILDVHGVNWVSFSKVAHDLVMRMQKIDGDNYPETLNQMFIVNAGSGFKLLWNTAKGFLDPRTTAKIHVLGNKFQSRLLEIIDSSQLPDFLGGSCSCPNDGGCLRSNKGPWNDPDILKLLHSREAMKLTKFGSSSVADVVDVKSYASKVTSTEISEPLSASAVRLHPSAFVQSVPSSEKKRMRDSAPTGNELEPVNAAREVVGDVDSTSDSSNNYLRRLLEKPIPYITNNQPRSHGQTESAQSNSQEQLITPAIKEPLWQRLQNLEAVVTEMANKPKTIPPEKEDILQESLSRIKCIEYDLQKTKKALLATASKQVELAKSLESLKDSKFDGTNSCWPKNRSYAPGR; translated from the exons ATGCCAG GAGAAGAAGTATTAGCTCAAGAAGATGAGAGGGGTAGATGTTTTGAGCCCGAAATCTCTGAGGATGAGTGGCGGAAGTCTCGAGCTAGATCTCTTAGGAGAAAAGCAATGACTGCTTCAACCAGACTCACTTATAGTCTCAGGAAGCGTAATACACGTGTAGCAGATAGTGACTTTGCTTCAattttcatagaagatgtccgTGATGCTAACGAGGAAAAAGCTGTGAATTCATTTCGTCAGGTGCTACTTACAAGAGATCTGCTTCCAGATTCCCATGATGATTATCATAAAATGCTGAG GTTTCTGAAAGCCAGAAAGTTCGACATTGATAAAACAGTCCAGATGTGGGCAGATATGCTCCATTGGAGGAAGGAGTATGGAGTAGATTGTATTTTACAG GACTTCGTATATAAGGAGTATGAAGAGGTACAATGCTATTATCCTCATGGTTACCATGGTGTGGACAAAGAGGGCCGGCCGGTTTATATTGAAAGACTTGGCAAAGTTGAACCCAGCAAATTGATGAATGTCACGACAGTAgatcgatttttaaaatatcatgttCAGGGATTTGAGAAAATGTTTAAAGAGAAATTCCCAGCATGTTCTATTGCAGCGAAGAGGCATATAgataaaacaacaacaatactTGATGTGCATGGAGTG AATTGGGTGAGCTTTAGCAAAGTTGCACATGATCTTGTTATGCGCATGCAAAAAATTGATGGTGATAACTACCCTGAG ACATTAAACCAGATGTTCATTGTTAATGCTGGTAGTGGGTTCAAGCTACTATGGAATACTGCAAAAGGTTTTCTTGATCCAAGGACCACAGCCAAAATACAT GTTTTAGGCAACAAGTTTCAGAGCAGACTGTTAGAGATTATTGACTCAAG CCAACTTCCAGATTTCCTCGGCGGCAGTTGTTCGTGCCCAAATGATGGAGGGTGTCTTAGATCTAATAAGGGACCTTGGAATGATCCTGACATTTTGAAA CTGTTGCATTCTAGGGAAGCAATGAAGCTAACAAAGTTTGGAAGTTCTTCTGTTGCTGATGTGGTAGATGTGAAGTCATACGCCAGCAAG GTTACAAGCACTGAAATATCTGAACCTCTATCAGCGTCAGCAGTAAGATTGCATCCTTCAGCCTTCGTACAATCTGTTCCTTCTAGTGAAAAA AAAAGGATGAGAGACTCTGCACCTACCGGCAACGAACTTGAGCCTGTAAATGCTGCCAGAGAAGTTGTTGGGGATGTTGATTCAACAA GTGATTCAAGCAATAATTATCTCAGAAGACTACTGGAGAAGCCAATTCCATATATCACAA ACAACCAACCAAGAAGCCATGGGCAAACAGAATCGGCACAATCCAATTCACAGGAACAATTAATAACTCCGGCAATAAAAGAGCCTCTTTGGCAAAGATTGCAGAATTTAGAGGCAGTGGTAACTGAGATGGCCAATAAACCTAAAACAATTCCTCCTGAAAAAGAGGATATTCTTCAAGAGTCATTGAGTCGTATAAAATGTATAGAATATGACTTGCAAAAAACAAAGAAG GCCCTGCTAGCAACTGCTTCAAAGCAAGTTGAGCTTGCCAAGTCATTGGAAAGCCTAAAGGATAGTAAATTTGAC GGAACAAACTCATGTTGGCCTAAAAATAGAAGTTATGCCCCAGGACGATGA
- the LOC114396450 gene encoding phosphatidylinositol/phosphatidylcholine transfer protein SFH9-like isoform X1 has translation MPGEEVLAQEDERGRCFEPEISEDEWRKSRARSLRRKAMTASTRLTYSLRKRNTRVADSDFASIFIEDVRDANEEKAVNSFRQVLLTRDLLPDSHDDYHKMLRFLKARKFDIDKTVQMWADMLHWRKEYGVDCILQDFVYKEYEEVQCYYPHGYHGVDKEGRPVYIERLGKVEPSKLMNVTTVDRFLKYHVQGFEKMFKEKFPACSIAAKRHIDKTTTILDVHGVNWVSFSKVAHDLVMRMQKIDGDNYPETLNQMFIVNAGSGFKLLWNTAKGFLDPRTTAKIHVLGNKFQSRLLEIIDSSQLPDFLGGSCSCPNDGGCLRSNKGPWNDPDILKLLHSREAMKLTKFGSSSVADVVDVKSYASKVTSTEISEPLSASAVRLHPSAFVQSVPSSEKKRMRDSAPTGNELEPVNAAREVVGDVDSTSDSSNNYLRRLLEKPIPYITSILAQITVKLLTCIYLVFVALGKFFVVHSVDNQPRSHGQTESAQSNSQEQLITPAIKEPLWQRLQNLEAVVTEMANKPKTIPPEKEDILQESLSRIKCIEYDLQKTKKALLATASKQVELAKSLESLKDSKFDGTNSCWPKNRSYAPGR, from the exons ATGCCAG GAGAAGAAGTATTAGCTCAAGAAGATGAGAGGGGTAGATGTTTTGAGCCCGAAATCTCTGAGGATGAGTGGCGGAAGTCTCGAGCTAGATCTCTTAGGAGAAAAGCAATGACTGCTTCAACCAGACTCACTTATAGTCTCAGGAAGCGTAATACACGTGTAGCAGATAGTGACTTTGCTTCAattttcatagaagatgtccgTGATGCTAACGAGGAAAAAGCTGTGAATTCATTTCGTCAGGTGCTACTTACAAGAGATCTGCTTCCAGATTCCCATGATGATTATCATAAAATGCTGAG GTTTCTGAAAGCCAGAAAGTTCGACATTGATAAAACAGTCCAGATGTGGGCAGATATGCTCCATTGGAGGAAGGAGTATGGAGTAGATTGTATTTTACAG GACTTCGTATATAAGGAGTATGAAGAGGTACAATGCTATTATCCTCATGGTTACCATGGTGTGGACAAAGAGGGCCGGCCGGTTTATATTGAAAGACTTGGCAAAGTTGAACCCAGCAAATTGATGAATGTCACGACAGTAgatcgatttttaaaatatcatgttCAGGGATTTGAGAAAATGTTTAAAGAGAAATTCCCAGCATGTTCTATTGCAGCGAAGAGGCATATAgataaaacaacaacaatactTGATGTGCATGGAGTG AATTGGGTGAGCTTTAGCAAAGTTGCACATGATCTTGTTATGCGCATGCAAAAAATTGATGGTGATAACTACCCTGAG ACATTAAACCAGATGTTCATTGTTAATGCTGGTAGTGGGTTCAAGCTACTATGGAATACTGCAAAAGGTTTTCTTGATCCAAGGACCACAGCCAAAATACAT GTTTTAGGCAACAAGTTTCAGAGCAGACTGTTAGAGATTATTGACTCAAG CCAACTTCCAGATTTCCTCGGCGGCAGTTGTTCGTGCCCAAATGATGGAGGGTGTCTTAGATCTAATAAGGGACCTTGGAATGATCCTGACATTTTGAAA CTGTTGCATTCTAGGGAAGCAATGAAGCTAACAAAGTTTGGAAGTTCTTCTGTTGCTGATGTGGTAGATGTGAAGTCATACGCCAGCAAG GTTACAAGCACTGAAATATCTGAACCTCTATCAGCGTCAGCAGTAAGATTGCATCCTTCAGCCTTCGTACAATCTGTTCCTTCTAGTGAAAAA AAAAGGATGAGAGACTCTGCACCTACCGGCAACGAACTTGAGCCTGTAAATGCTGCCAGAGAAGTTGTTGGGGATGTTGATTCAACAA GTGATTCAAGCAATAATTATCTCAGAAGACTACTGGAGAAGCCAATTCCATATATCACAAGTATTTTGGCTCAAATCACAGTCAAATTGTTAACTTGTATTTATTTAGTATTTGTGGCATTGGGGAAATTTTTTGTGGTTCACTCTGTAGACAACCAACCAAGAAGCCATGGGCAAACAGAATCGGCACAATCCAATTCACAGGAACAATTAATAACTCCGGCAATAAAAGAGCCTCTTTGGCAAAGATTGCAGAATTTAGAGGCAGTGGTAACTGAGATGGCCAATAAACCTAAAACAATTCCTCCTGAAAAAGAGGATATTCTTCAAGAGTCATTGAGTCGTATAAAATGTATAGAATATGACTTGCAAAAAACAAAGAAG GCCCTGCTAGCAACTGCTTCAAAGCAAGTTGAGCTTGCCAAGTCATTGGAAAGCCTAAAGGATAGTAAATTTGAC GGAACAAACTCATGTTGGCCTAAAAATAGAAGTTATGCCCCAGGACGATGA